From Fusobacterium sp. IOR10, a single genomic window includes:
- a CDS encoding IS3 family transposase yields the protein MDYYNNQRIKIKLKGLTPAEYRNQSLN from the coding sequence ATTGATTATTATAATAATCAGAGAATTAAAATAAAATTAAAAGGATTAACTCCTGCAGAATACAGGAATCAATCCTTAAATTAA